A single region of the Musa acuminata AAA Group cultivar baxijiao chromosome BXJ1-11, Cavendish_Baxijiao_AAA, whole genome shotgun sequence genome encodes:
- the LOC135597092 gene encoding ferritin-4, chloroplastic-like isoform X1 yields the protein MRTCFQPHRSPPFASSPRLPPYYINPSFPVFPHPNPLPSRFTGASSDTMLLKASHPLPLLSPTSSEASPPPPASLRLALSLPKVQTRRGRVVAASGGHVITGVVFEPFEELKHSELCLVPTAPDQSLARQKYADDSEAAINVQINVEYNASYVYHAMFAYFDRDNVALKGLAKFFKESSEEERGHAQKLMEYQNKRGGKVKLLPIISPLTEFDHPEKGDALHAMELALSIEKLTNEKLLSLHKVAQKCNDAQMADFIETEFLGEQVEAIKKIAEYVAQLRRVGKGHGVWHFDQMLLDEGAAAA from the exons ATGCGCACCTGTTTCCAACCCCATCGATCTCCACCGTTCGCTTCGTCTCCCCGTCTCCCTCCTTACTATATCAACCCTTCGTTTCCGGTGTTCCCTCATCCCAATCCTCTCCCTTCTCGATTCACCGGCGCTTCCTCTGACACTATGCTTCTCAAGGCTTCtcatcctctccctctcctctcccccaCATCCTCGGAGGCCTCGCCGCCGCCTCCTGCTTCCCTCCGCCTCGCTCTGAGCCTTCCGAAAGTTCAGACCCGTCGCGGGCGCGTGGTCGCCGCTTCCGGAGGCCACGTCATCACCGGCGTCGTCTTCGAGCCCTTCGAGGAGCTCAAGCACAGCGAGCTCTGCCTCGTGCCCACCGCCCCCGATCAGTCCCTCGCTCGCCAAAAGTACGCCGACGACAGCGAGGCCGCCATCAACGTTCAGATCAA CGTGGAGTACAATGCATCGTATGTGTACCATGCCATGTTTGCCTACTTCGATCGGGACAATGTTGCGCTCAAAGGCCTTGCCAA GTTCTTCAAAGAATCGAGCGAGGAGGaaagaggccatgctcagaagctGATGGAGTATCAG AACAAAAGGGGAGGGAAAGTGAAGCTTCTGCCGATTATTTCGCCTTTGACCGAGTTTGATCATCCTGAGAAAGGCGATGCACTGCATG CAAtggaattggctttgtctatcgaGAAGCTGACAAACGAGAAGCTACTGAGTCTACACAAA GTAGCTCAAAAGTGTAATGATGCTCAGATGGCAGACTTTATCGAGACCGAGTTTCTTGGTGAGCAG gTGGAAGCAATTAAAAAGATCGCTGAATATGTTGCTCAGTTGAGAAGAGTGGGAAAAGGACATG GAGTCTGGCATTTTGATCAGATGCTTCTCGATGAAGGGGCTGCTGCTGCATGA
- the LOC135597092 gene encoding ferritin-4, chloroplastic-like isoform X2, which translates to MRTCFQPHRSPPFASSPRLPPYYINPSFPVFPHPNPLPSRFTGASSDTMLLKASHPLPLLSPTSSEASPPPPASLRLALSLPKVQTRRGRVVAASGGHVITGVVFEPFEELKHSELCLVPTAPDQSLARQKYADDSEAAINVQINVEYNASYVYHAMFAYFDRDNVALKGLAKFFKESSEEERGHAQKLMEYQNKRGGKVKLLPIISPLTEFDHPEKGDALHAMELALSIEKLTNEKLLSLHKVAQKCNDAQMADFIETEFLGEQESGILIRCFSMKGLLLHELREEHGLCRVRHHRNRHSRV; encoded by the exons ATGCGCACCTGTTTCCAACCCCATCGATCTCCACCGTTCGCTTCGTCTCCCCGTCTCCCTCCTTACTATATCAACCCTTCGTTTCCGGTGTTCCCTCATCCCAATCCTCTCCCTTCTCGATTCACCGGCGCTTCCTCTGACACTATGCTTCTCAAGGCTTCtcatcctctccctctcctctcccccaCATCCTCGGAGGCCTCGCCGCCGCCTCCTGCTTCCCTCCGCCTCGCTCTGAGCCTTCCGAAAGTTCAGACCCGTCGCGGGCGCGTGGTCGCCGCTTCCGGAGGCCACGTCATCACCGGCGTCGTCTTCGAGCCCTTCGAGGAGCTCAAGCACAGCGAGCTCTGCCTCGTGCCCACCGCCCCCGATCAGTCCCTCGCTCGCCAAAAGTACGCCGACGACAGCGAGGCCGCCATCAACGTTCAGATCAA CGTGGAGTACAATGCATCGTATGTGTACCATGCCATGTTTGCCTACTTCGATCGGGACAATGTTGCGCTCAAAGGCCTTGCCAA GTTCTTCAAAGAATCGAGCGAGGAGGaaagaggccatgctcagaagctGATGGAGTATCAG AACAAAAGGGGAGGGAAAGTGAAGCTTCTGCCGATTATTTCGCCTTTGACCGAGTTTGATCATCCTGAGAAAGGCGATGCACTGCATG CAAtggaattggctttgtctatcgaGAAGCTGACAAACGAGAAGCTACTGAGTCTACACAAA GTAGCTCAAAAGTGTAATGATGCTCAGATGGCAGACTTTATCGAGACCGAGTTTCTTGGTGAGCAG GAGTCTGGCATTTTGATCAGATGCTTCTCGATGAAGGGGCTGCTGCTGCATGAGCTTCGCGAGGAACACGGGTTGTGTCGAGTCCGCCATCATCGAAATCGCCATAGTCGTGTCTAG
- the LOC103970706 gene encoding protein TIC 56, chloroplastic, with translation MASINLGWIGDNWFPKPPKPSKPPFFACIGSHNFSFPNPKSNPTASLSSSSAPADTKEAPGKYSQMLDQFFWECDHRPDFRHTPEVERILADDTCFDKKENPTPEEVEENREWWEEFNENPVVEFLRRAEVIADRINELELEKNKHPYRREDRDLWKKLPHVPGLDGRPMPRKSIRTRKESDDKFWDFARQFFFGLWGFQQRPYPPGRPIDVAQAIGYKRLEKRYYDFIMRSGGWYYKDRLGRTRGPLELITLKTAWAAGIIDTHTFIWGEDMDEWAPIGMVYGLEKAIATWEVRLGAAATAFLHKLQKGISPWTPLKGFEKKTYKELQEEAIESKKRDMAVLQANGGIWPGVRTPSHAMFLWASGSELTTILERDHMPNKYIPKEMRYRLAKVIPGLRPWEVLSVEQAMDQITYDGDWYREPLGSYTTGPPYLKQWNSDVKRLFTIFYNLSYRVYNKFVRRIPGFIQVMDKVHADAAARDERRRAKREAQKRAETEAAIYGRRVSSAIHSRGTDAGVSP, from the exons ATGGCGTCCATCAACCTCGGATGGATCGGCGACAATTGGTTTCCGAAGCCCCCGAAGCCCTCCAAACCCCCCTTCTTCGCCTGCATCGGCAGCCATAACTTTTCCTTCCCCAATCCCAAATCCAACCCCACCGCCTCCTTATCCTCCTCCTCTGCCCCCGCAGATACCAAGGAGGCCCCTGGAAAGTACTCCCAGATGCTGGACCAGTTCTTCTGGGAGTGCGATCACCGGCCCGACTTCCGCCACACGCCGGAGGTCGAGCGTATCCTCGCCGACGACACCTGCTTCGACAAGAAGGAAAACCCCACGCCCGAGGAGGTCGAAGAGAACCGGGAATGGTGGGAGGAGTTCAACGAGAACCCCGTGGTCGAGTTCCTGCGCCGCGCCGAGGTCATCGCCGACAGGATCAACGAGCTGGAGCTCGAGAAAAATAAGCACCCCTACCGGCGAGAGGACCGGGATCTGTGGAAGAAGCTCCCCCATGTACCTGGGTTGGACGGGCGGCCGATGCCGAGGAAGTCGATAAGGACCAGGAAGGAGTCTGACGACAAGTTCTGGGATTTCGCCAGGCAGTTCTTCTTTGGGCTGTGGGGTTTCCAGCAGCGTCCGTACCCTCCCGGGCGGCCCATCGATGTGGCACAAGCGATCGGGTATAAGCGGCTGGAGAAGCGGTACTATGACT TTATCATGAGAAGCGGTGGCTGGTATTACAAGGACAGGCTAGGACGTACCAGAGGACCATTAGAGCTTATAACTCTTAAAACTGCATGGGCTGCTGGGATAATTGATACACACACATTTATCTGGGGCGAAGACATGGATGAGTGGGCACCTATCGGAATGGTTTATGGCTTAGAGAAAGCAATTGCGACTTGGGAAG TCAGACTAGGTGCTGCTGCAACAGCTTTCCTTCACAAACTACAGAAAGGCATATCTCCCTGGACTCCTCTAAAGGGATTTGAAAAGAAGACTTACAAGGAATTACAAGAAGAGGCTATTGAGAGCAAAAAACGTGACATGGCAGTTCTTCAAGCCAACGGTGGCATATGGCCTGGTGTAAGAACTCCTAGCCATGCGATGTTTCTTTGGGCTAGTGGCTCCGAACTCACTACAATCTTGGAAAGAGATCACATGCCTAACAAatatattcccaaagagatgag GTACCGACTTGCAAAAGTAATCCCTGGATTAAGGCCTTGGGAAGTTTTAAGTGTAGAACAGGCCATGGACCAAATAACATACGACGGAGACTGGTACCGTGAACCTCTTGGTTCATACACCACAGGTCCACCATATCTCAAGCAGTGGAATAGCGATGTGAAG AGGTTGTTCACAATCTTCTACAACCTGAGCTACAGAGTGTACAACAAATTTGTGCGAAGGATTCCTGGTTTTATCCAAGTAATGGATAAAGTGCATGCCGACGCAGCCGCACGGGATGAGCGGCGTCGAGCGAAGAGGGAAGCGCAGAAGAGGGCTGAGACTGAAGCCGCCATATATGGCCGACGAGTCTCATCCGCGATCCATAGCCGAGGCACGGATGCTGGTGTCAGTCCTTAG